Proteins encoded in a region of the Roseateles sp. SL47 genome:
- a CDS encoding uroporphyrinogen-III synthase, producing the protein MADAAQLLLTRPLAQAQDWSERLAALGVPTLAFPLIDIVPSDDAAPARDAWADVARLALVMFVSPNAVRHFFDHRPPGQGWPENVLAATVGPGSAQALEAAGVPSACIVQPPRDADSLDSEHLWPELQRVAGSDWTGRSALMVRGDGGREWLGDRLKEAGASVEAISVYRRQCPVLDAQGRECLKTVLAQPDRHVWLFSSSEAVGYLASMLGDVEARAGAGARASPESGTDGGRLASPVLPAEGFGPVDWGAVRAVATHERIAARARALGLIHVVLVRPDAVAVAEAFRRLSGSPLESAT; encoded by the coding sequence ATGGCGGACGCGGCACAGTTGCTGCTCACCCGGCCGCTGGCCCAGGCGCAGGACTGGTCGGAGCGCCTGGCCGCGCTGGGCGTGCCGACCCTTGCCTTTCCGCTCATCGACATCGTTCCTTCAGATGACGCCGCCCCCGCGCGGGACGCCTGGGCCGACGTGGCGCGTTTGGCGCTGGTGATGTTTGTGAGCCCGAATGCAGTCCGCCACTTTTTTGATCACCGCCCCCCGGGACAGGGGTGGCCGGAGAACGTCCTGGCCGCCACGGTCGGGCCTGGCAGCGCCCAGGCCCTGGAGGCGGCGGGGGTGCCGTCCGCCTGCATCGTGCAACCGCCGCGCGACGCGGACAGCCTGGACTCTGAGCATCTCTGGCCGGAACTCCAGCGGGTGGCCGGCAGCGACTGGACCGGACGCTCGGCCTTGATGGTGCGCGGCGACGGCGGGCGCGAATGGCTGGGTGACCGGCTGAAAGAGGCCGGCGCCTCGGTGGAGGCCATCAGCGTCTACCGGCGGCAGTGCCCCGTGCTGGACGCGCAGGGGCGTGAATGCCTGAAGACGGTCCTGGCACAGCCGGATCGTCATGTGTGGCTGTTCAGCAGTTCGGAAGCGGTGGGGTATTTGGCGTCGATGCTGGGTGATGTGGAGGCGCGGGCGGGGGCGGGGGCGCGGGCGTCACCGGAGTCCGGGACGGATGGCGGGCGTTTGGCATCGCCGGTGCTGCCGGCGGAAGGCTTCGGGCCGGTGGACTGGGGGGCCGTCCGTGCGGTGGCCACCCATGAGCGAATCGCGGCCCGCGCACGTGCGTTGGGCCTCATCCATGTGGTTTTGGTGCGACCGGACGCCGTGGCGGTGGCTGAGGCTTTCCGTCGTCTGTCAGGGTCCCCCCTAGAATCCGCGACGTGA